The following proteins are encoded in a genomic region of Methanobacteriaceae archaeon:
- a CDS encoding class I SAM-dependent methyltransferase, producing the protein MIKIVYDIKVYREVLKDTIRENDVVVELGCHVGNSTRIISQMAPKGHIISIDKSPQSQKKLQELMNEEQASIIFMKCDVRLHETLEQVSVMVKELGGCDVLSVDLGGGYYPDTTFKVFFIWSSTLKPRDTIIRNRGLLDFLHSATSSEIIRSEEGWLESCGDDGIPTRLKELKLWSPKV; encoded by the coding sequence ATGATAAAAATTGTTTACGATATTAAAGTTTATAGGGAAGTTTTGAAAGATACTATAAGAGAAAATGATGTAGTTGTGGAACTGGGCTGTCATGTGGGTAATTCAACTAGGATTATTTCCCAGATGGCACCAAAAGGACATATTATCTCAATTGATAAAAGTCCCCAGTCTCAAAAGAAGTTACAGGAACTCATGAATGAAGAACAGGCCTCAATCATTTTTATGAAGTGTGATGTGAGGCTTCACGAAACCCTGGAACAAGTTTCTGTAATGGTTAAGGAATTAGGAGGTTGTGATGTTTTATCAGTTGATCTGGGTGGAGGTTACTATCCAGACACTACCTTTAAAGTATTCTTCATTTGGTCATCAACTTTAAAACCTCGTGACACCATAATTAGAAATAGAGGACTTTTAGATTTCCTTCACTCAGCAACAAGTTCTGAGATCATCAGATCTGAAGAGGGGTGGCTGGAGTCCTGTGGAGATGATGGAATACCAACTAGATTAAAAGAACTAAAACTCTGGTCTCCTAAAGTTTAA
- a CDS encoding class I fructose-bisphosphate aldolase family protein: MIGKKIRIERIINRKTGRCVIVPMDHGVSIGPVDGIIKMAETIDEVASGGANAVIMHKGMVGTGHRGYGRDIGLIIHLSASTALGPDPDHKVLVTSVEKAIQMGADAVSVHVNVGSEMEPEMLMHLGSIAEICDDWGMPLIAMMYPRGKKIDDEHHADVVKLASRAGAELGADIIKTNYTGDPETFKEVIDGCPVPLVIAGGPRVETDRELLEMVKNAVDVGGAGVAIGRNIFQAPSPQKTTRAIAEIVHNNLEVDEALKIINSQ; the protein is encoded by the coding sequence ATGATAGGAAAAAAAATCAGGATCGAAAGGATAATCAACCGAAAGACAGGGCGATGTGTAATCGTACCTATGGATCATGGTGTTTCCATAGGACCTGTGGATGGAATAATAAAAATGGCCGAAACCATTGATGAAGTGGCGAGTGGCGGTGCTAATGCAGTTATAATGCACAAAGGAATGGTTGGCACTGGACACCGAGGTTACGGAAGAGATATTGGACTCATAATCCACCTTTCTGCCAGCACCGCCTTGGGACCAGATCCAGATCATAAGGTGCTGGTGACTTCAGTAGAAAAAGCTATTCAGATGGGAGCAGACGCAGTTTCTGTGCATGTGAATGTGGGATCCGAGATGGAACCTGAAATGTTAATGCACTTGGGAAGCATTGCTGAAATATGTGATGACTGGGGCATGCCCCTAATTGCTATGATGTACCCTCGTGGTAAGAAAATTGATGATGAACACCACGCTGATGTGGTGAAACTGGCATCTCGTGCCGGTGCTGAACTGGGAGCAGACATCATTAAAACCAACTACACTGGAGACCCAGAAACCTTCAAAGAAGTAATTGATGGATGTCCCGTACCCCTGGTTATTGCCGGAGGCCCCCGGGTAGAAACCGACCGGGAATTGTTGGAGATGGTTAAAAACGCAGTTGATGTTGGTGGAGCTGGTGTAGCAATAGGCAGGAATATTTTCCAAGCACCATCCCCTCAAAAAACCACCCGAGCCATTGCTGAGATTGTTCACAATAACCTGGAAGTGGATGAAGCTCTTAAAATAATTAACAGCCAATAA
- a CDS encoding 3-dehydroquinate synthase II yields the protein MKFAWIMAEGNVWDKKKQFITTALESGMDHIVDFTDTDNIRRLGNVKLISDTEGSDIVMIGRNSEGDGTLRIPDDLSESKDLAAVKRLKRINKKVAAYVEITSKKHEQLAALLGKDADYLILMGRDWKVIPLENLIADLQKEKVQIIAAVADYDEAKLALETMEHGTDGILLCPTEISQIKKVADLIEKIKTESYHLKPATVTKVEPVGIGDRVCVDTCSMMQLGEGMLVGSYSQGLFLVHSESMESEYVASRPFRVNAGPVHAYVMTPGNKTKYLSELETGDEVLTVDKEGNTKVAIVGRVKIEKRPLMLVEAEHEGIVLRTLLQNAETIRLVTEDGKPISVAELKLGDKIMIYLDPNARHFGMAIEESIIEK from the coding sequence ATGAAATTTGCATGGATAATGGCTGAAGGCAATGTGTGGGATAAAAAGAAGCAATTTATCACCACCGCCCTGGAATCGGGAATGGATCATATTGTAGACTTCACAGATACAGATAACATCCGCAGGCTGGGGAATGTGAAACTCATCTCAGATACTGAGGGTTCTGACATTGTAATGATTGGTAGAAACAGTGAAGGAGACGGAACACTCAGAATCCCTGATGATCTATCAGAATCAAAAGATCTAGCAGCGGTTAAAAGACTGAAAAGGATAAATAAAAAAGTTGCTGCCTATGTGGAAATCACCAGTAAAAAACACGAACAACTGGCAGCCCTTCTGGGAAAAGATGCAGATTATCTCATACTAATGGGTCGTGACTGGAAGGTCATACCCCTGGAAAACTTGATTGCCGACCTGCAGAAAGAGAAAGTTCAAATCATAGCCGCAGTAGCAGACTATGATGAAGCAAAACTCGCCCTGGAAACCATGGAACACGGAACTGATGGAATTCTGTTATGTCCCACTGAAATCAGCCAGATAAAAAAGGTGGCTGATTTAATTGAAAAAATCAAGACTGAAAGCTACCATTTAAAACCTGCCACTGTCACCAAGGTAGAACCTGTGGGTATTGGAGACCGGGTTTGTGTGGACACCTGTTCCATGATGCAATTAGGTGAAGGTATGCTGGTGGGATCTTACTCCCAGGGACTGTTCCTAGTGCACAGTGAATCCATGGAAAGTGAATATGTGGCATCAAGGCCATTCAGGGTTAATGCTGGCCCAGTGCATGCGTATGTCATGACCCCGGGTAACAAGACTAAGTACCTCTCAGAACTGGAAACCGGGGATGAGGTACTCACTGTTGACAAAGAGGGCAACACCAAGGTAGCCATAGTGGGACGGGTGAAAATCGAAAAACGACCCTTAATGCTGGTGGAAGCAGAACATGAAGGAATAGTATTGCGCACCCTCCTTCAGAATGCTGAGACCATTCGCCTGGTTACAGAAGATGGGAAACCCATCTCCGTGGCTGAACTGAAATTAGGGGATAAAATTATGATATATCTTGATCCCAACGCCCGACACTTTGGAATGGCTATTGAAGAAAGTATTATCGAAAAGTAA
- the thpR gene encoding RNA 2',3'-cyclic phosphodiesterase: MRAFLAVDVDSRLHYKIQKIQKELIKTDAPLKLVELENLHFTFKFFGEINSSQTEDIINITQEKLENHQDFTMNIKGTGVFPHPGYMRVLWLGVDDPSNFSALQKDLDEEFVKMGFKKERSYIPHLTIARIKGAHNKEFLADKIKDLEDVEIGQMNVGKLVLKKSELTPAGPIYSDVKEFFI; this comes from the coding sequence ATGCGAGCATTTTTAGCAGTGGACGTTGATAGCAGATTACATTATAAAATACAGAAAATTCAGAAGGAATTAATAAAAACTGACGCACCACTCAAGTTAGTGGAGCTAGAAAATTTGCATTTCACCTTTAAATTCTTCGGTGAAATAAACTCTTCCCAGACTGAAGATATCATCAATATTACTCAGGAGAAACTAGAAAATCACCAGGATTTTACCATGAATATCAAAGGAACTGGTGTGTTTCCCCACCCCGGATATATGAGGGTTCTCTGGTTGGGTGTTGATGATCCCAGTAACTTTTCCGCACTTCAGAAAGATTTGGATGAGGAATTTGTGAAGATGGGCTTTAAAAAGGAGCGCAGCTACATACCACACCTCACCATTGCCCGAATTAAAGGAGCCCATAACAAGGAATTCCTGGCTGATAAAATCAAGGATTTGGAGGATGTGGAAATTGGTCAGATGAATGTAGGCAAACTGGTGTTGAAAAAGAGTGAACTTACCCCGGCGGGTCCAATCTACAGCGATGTTAAAGAATTCTTTATTTGA